TCAAGAAAAGGTGAAGCAGTTAAATATCAATTCCGTGTTCGCGATTTACCTGTTTACAAAAAAGGTGGCCCAACTACTGCTTCATGGGGCGGCAGCTTCATGGCTATTCCGAAAAACACCAAAGATTCTGAGTTAATGTACAAAATCATTGAATTCATTCAGTACGATAGCAAAACCCTCATTAAAGATCGTTGGGAAAAAACTGGCATGCTTCCTCCGCTGGCTTCGATTTGGGAAGATCCCGCATTTAATAAGCCAGATCCACGCTTTGGCGGTCAAAAACTTGGTCAGCTCTTAGTCAAAGCTGCTAAGAATATGCCTAAAGTTAATACTGGCGACATTTTCTGGGATGCTATTGGTGATATGACTCAGCGCTATACCGAAATGGCTGCTGGCCGCATGACCGTTGACCAAGGTCTTTCCAGCACCCAAAAACGTGCCATGAAACGTTTCAAGAAGCTTGATAAGTAATTGTTGCACTTTTGAGGGGCTGCTAAAGCAGCCCCTTTTGTTTTTCCTTATGACCTGAGCCAATGCAATAGGTTGTTTACTATACTGGGTCGTGGCTCTAACCTAGTTTAATATATTGGGAGTATGCTCGATGGTTTCGTCTAATGCCCGTCCGAGAGTTCGCCGCAAAAAAAATCCGATTTCCTTTATGGCTATTAAAGACGCGGCTAACGCTTACGGCATGATAGCACCTTTTTTTATTTTGCTGGGCGTTTTTAGTTTTTATGTATTTTATTCCGGTTTTCGTATGAGTGTTTCAGACGCTCAAGGTATTAGTGCTGGTGATTATATCGGGTTTCAAAATTATAAAGATCTTCTATATGCTGATGAATTTGCTTCAGCAGAATTCTGGCGCGCCGTTAAAGTTACCTTCAAATTTATGTTTGGTTGTTTAGCTACACAAGTACCAGCAGCATTTCTCCTCGCTTTTGTACTAAATCAGATTCCGTTACTTCGTATTCGTGTTATTCTGCGATCTGCATTTTTTCTGCCGGTATTAATTAACACCGTTGTGATTTCTATTTTATTTCGTATGTTTTTCTTACGCGACACCGGCATCATCAACCATGTTTTAGGTTTACTTCATCTGCCGAATAATATTGATTGGTTGATGAATTCAGAATGGGCACTAACACTACTTGTAATTGTCTCTTTCTGGCAATGGACTGGCTTTCACATGGTATATTTTTTATCGCAACTACAAACCATTGACCCGACACTCTATGAAGCAGCCCGTCTTGATGGCGCATCGCCAGTTAAAGTGCTCTTTAGAATCACTTTGCCTCTAATGCGCCCGGCAATTACCTTTGTGATGGTTACCTCTGCTATCGGTTGTTTACAGATGTTTGATATGGTTTTCATTCTCTTCCCGAATGCTTCTTATGGTCCAGGTGGCGTAGCAAAAACTTTAGTGGCCTACATTTACGATCAAGGGTTTTCTCAAGAATTTTTAACCGGTTTCGCCTCCGCTATTGGATGGTTAACCTTCTTAATTATCATGCTTGTTAGCTTGCTGCAGCTTAAAATGCTCGGTTTAGGTAAGCACGACGAAGCTTAATTATTTGAGGTAAATTTACATGTCGGGAAAAGCTAAAAAATCAGAAAATATCAGCAAGCTTGGTCGTCT
This region of Deltaproteobacteria bacterium genomic DNA includes:
- a CDS encoding sugar ABC transporter permease; amino-acid sequence: MVSSNARPRVRRKKNPISFMAIKDAANAYGMIAPFFILLGVFSFYVFYSGFRMSVSDAQGISAGDYIGFQNYKDLLYADEFASAEFWRAVKVTFKFMFGCLATQVPAAFLLAFVLNQIPLLRIRVILRSAFFLPVLINTVVISILFRMFFLRDTGIINHVLGLLHLPNNIDWLMNSEWALTLLVIVSFWQWTGFHMVYFLSQLQTIDPTLYEAARLDGASPVKVLFRITLPLMRPAITFVMVTSAIGCLQMFDMVFILFPNASYGPGGVAKTLVAYIYDQGFSQEFLTGFASAIGWLTFLIIMLVSLLQLKMLGLGKHDEA